One genomic segment of Sminthopsis crassicaudata isolate SCR6 chromosome 4, ASM4859323v1, whole genome shotgun sequence includes these proteins:
- the MRPS17 gene encoding small ribosomal subunit protein uS17m, with translation MSVVRSSVHAKWIVGKVIGTAMQKTAKVQVNRLVLDPYLLKYFNKRRTYFAHDALEQCTVGDIVLLRALPVPRTKHVKHELAEIVFKVGRIIDPVTGKPCAGTQYLESPISSKTAPPNPSLKEPDISSA, from the exons ATGTCAGTTGTTCGTTCTTCTGTCCACGCCAAATGGATCGTGGGGAAGGTGATTGGGACAGCAATGCAAAAAACCGCCAAAGTGCAAGTGAACAGACTCGTTCTGGATCCCTACTTACTAAAG TACTTTAACAAGCGCAGAACTTATTTTGCTCACGATGCCTTGGAGCAGTGCACAGTTGGAGACATCGTGCTCCTCAGAGCATTGCCAGTGCCTCGGACCAAGCATGTGAAACACGAATTGGCTGAGATCGTCTTCAAAGTTGGGAGAATCATCGATCCAGTTACTGGGAAACCCTGTGCTGGAACACAGTACCTGGAGAGCCCCATAAGCTCCAAGACTGCCCCACCAAACCCAAGTCTAAAAGAACCGGATATTTCTTCAGCATAG